One Oceanicoccus sagamiensis genomic region harbors:
- a CDS encoding aspartate aminotransferase family protein: MSYSLPGPKSKAIFERGLSTLRHGSRYTKAAAQSAAKGYLPPAQIIVDRAAGDFIWDSDGNRFIDFQNGWATNPLGNCHPEIIEAVHQAHQRYGYHWEHPLRAELAEKLVGIMPDSSLSRFSYEVSGTEAAESAIHLALCHKQRRYIISFTSCFHGEGLGTKMVSAYNSDNNKFMEGWAGGVIKAPYPYSENIPAGMTQEQYVEYCLWYLENHITDFITPADNIAAVIIEPGLAEGGNWIPSKDFIQGIRRICNNHDWLMIADEVLTGVGRTGKMWGIQHYDVTPDILVAGKNLSGGIEPCAGVAARDEILGDNPRATAGSTFAGTPAGCAAALKTLEIYQRDNIIDHAEKLGTIAQQRMANWQSQYGIVGEVRSLGLLLGVSFKAEKAQEEDFYIARSVRNHMLNHGVWAICDSEPTVRMYPALNMAEANLLEGLDIMEAAIAEIDNNGATVGDYPPLPSGNTGF; encoded by the coding sequence ATGTCTTACTCACTACCAGGCCCCAAAAGCAAAGCCATTTTTGAACGCGGCTTAAGTACATTGCGACATGGTTCCCGCTACACCAAAGCGGCGGCGCAATCAGCCGCCAAAGGCTATCTGCCCCCGGCACAAATTATTGTCGACCGCGCCGCCGGGGATTTTATCTGGGACAGTGATGGCAATCGCTTTATTGATTTTCAAAATGGCTGGGCCACCAACCCACTGGGTAATTGTCATCCGGAAATTATTGAAGCGGTGCATCAGGCTCACCAACGCTATGGCTATCACTGGGAGCACCCGCTGCGTGCAGAGCTGGCAGAAAAACTGGTCGGCATTATGCCCGACAGTTCATTGTCACGCTTCTCCTATGAAGTGTCCGGCACTGAAGCGGCTGAGTCGGCTATTCATCTGGCACTCTGCCATAAGCAACGGCGCTATATTATTAGCTTTACTTCCTGTTTTCATGGTGAAGGGCTGGGTACAAAAATGGTCAGCGCCTATAACAGTGATAATAATAAATTTATGGAAGGCTGGGCTGGCGGCGTAATTAAAGCCCCCTACCCTTACTCGGAAAATATTCCGGCTGGAATGACACAAGAACAATATGTCGAATACTGCCTGTGGTATCTGGAAAACCATATCACTGACTTTATAACCCCCGCCGATAATATTGCAGCGGTGATTATTGAGCCCGGATTAGCCGAGGGCGGCAACTGGATTCCCAGTAAAGATTTTATCCAGGGCATTCGCCGTATCTGCAACAATCATGACTGGCTAATGATTGCTGATGAAGTATTAACCGGCGTCGGTCGCACCGGTAAAATGTGGGGCATCCAGCACTACGATGTCACACCGGATATTCTGGTCGCAGGCAAAAACCTGTCCGGAGGCATAGAGCCCTGTGCTGGCGTGGCCGCCCGTGATGAGATTCTCGGGGATAATCCCAGAGCTACCGCTGGCAGCACCTTTGCAGGCACACCCGCAGGCTGCGCCGCAGCACTAAAAACACTGGAAATTTATCAGCGTGACAATATTATCGACCATGCTGAGAAGCTGGGCACCATCGCGCAACAACGTATGGCAAACTGGCAAAGCCAATATGGTATTGTCGGAGAAGTGCGCAGCCTGGGCTTATTGTTAGGGGTTTCCTTTAAAGCTGAAAAAGCCCAAGAGGAAGATTTTTATATCGCCCGCTCGGTCAGAAACCATATGCTTAACCACGGAGTTTGGGCTATTTGCGATTCGGAGCCCACAGTAAGAATGTACCCGGCACTGAATATGGCAGAGGCCAACCTATTAGAAGGTCTGGATATTATGGAAGCAGCCATTGCCGAGATTGATAACAACGGAGCAACGGTCGGCGACTACCCGCCACTACCCAGCGGCAATACCGGCTTTTAA
- the speB gene encoding agmatinase: protein MSTQSGDDYPNTYGNIFSFMDFPLSKTLADDIDAVVMGIPYDLATTGRSGTRFGPNAIRQASAQLRWEQRRWPWHFTLADRLKVIDYGDIIYEDGNSQDLTAMVTEQAGAIFAANKTLLSFGGDHFVTLPLLRACSAHYGKLALIHFDAHTDDEAREDIVNHGSMFYHAPREGLIDSEKTIQVGIRTEYNYDTHPFTVLDGVQANNLSVEDIITAIKETVGEGPVYLSFDIDCLDPAYAPGTGTPVAGGISSSKALQIIRGLSDINIVAMDVVEVAPAYDRSEITALAGATLALEMLYLLGSKKT, encoded by the coding sequence ATGAGCACTCAAAGCGGCGACGATTATCCTAATACTTATGGCAATATTTTTTCGTTTATGGATTTTCCTTTAAGCAAAACCTTAGCGGATGATATCGATGCCGTGGTGATGGGCATCCCCTATGACCTGGCTACGACTGGCCGCTCCGGCACCCGCTTTGGCCCTAACGCTATTCGTCAGGCCTCCGCTCAATTGCGCTGGGAACAGCGCCGCTGGCCCTGGCACTTCACCCTGGCTGACCGCCTTAAAGTGATTGATTATGGCGATATTATTTATGAAGACGGCAATAGTCAGGATCTAACCGCCATGGTAACGGAGCAAGCCGGCGCGATCTTTGCAGCCAATAAAACCCTGTTAAGTTTTGGTGGAGATCACTTTGTTACCCTGCCCTTACTCCGAGCTTGCTCGGCTCATTACGGCAAACTCGCCCTGATTCATTTTGATGCCCATACCGACGATGAAGCCCGTGAAGATATTGTTAACCACGGCTCAATGTTTTATCACGCTCCCAGAGAAGGGCTGATTGACAGCGAAAAAACGATTCAGGTCGGTATTCGCACGGAATACAATTACGACACCCATCCTTTTACCGTATTAGACGGTGTGCAAGCCAATAATTTATCGGTAGAAGATATTATTACCGCCATCAAGGAAACGGTTGGGGAAGGCCCGGTGTATTTAAGCTTTGATATCGATTGCCTAGACCCTGCCTATGCGCCAGGTACTGGCACACCGGTAGCCGGTGGTATTTCTTCCAGCAAAGCGTTGCAAATTATTCGCGGACTGAGCGATATCAATATTGTTGCTATGGATGTGGTCGAGGTTGCCCCCGCTTATGACCGCTCAGAGATAACGGCTCTGGCCGGTGCCACACTGGCGTTGGAGATGTTATATTTATTGGGTAGCAAAAAAACCTAG
- a CDS encoding ABC transporter permease subunit translates to MGGFSTRWYSALFENEQILDAALLSFEVAAISATFATLLGTLTGLALTRMGRYPGRLIFTGLIAAPLVMPEVITGLSLLLLFVSLQEFIGWPVSRGATTITIAHITFSMAYVAVIVQSRLSSMDKSLEEAAMDLGGRPFQVTWDITLPLIAPAMLSGWLLAFTLSLDDLVIASFTSGAGASTLPMVIFSKVKLGVTPDINALATLIISAVAIGVIIAGIIMFKQQKTTQ, encoded by the coding sequence TTGGGGGGCTTTTCTACCCGCTGGTACAGCGCCCTGTTTGAAAACGAACAGATACTGGATGCCGCCCTACTTAGCTTTGAAGTCGCGGCTATTAGCGCCACCTTTGCCACCCTTCTTGGTACACTAACAGGTCTGGCACTAACCCGAATGGGGCGCTACCCCGGCCGCTTGATTTTTACCGGTTTGATAGCAGCACCACTGGTTATGCCGGAAGTGATTACCGGCCTATCCTTATTGTTGTTGTTTGTTAGCCTGCAAGAATTTATCGGCTGGCCGGTTAGCCGGGGGGCCACCACCATCACCATTGCCCACATAACTTTTTCCATGGCCTATGTCGCCGTGATTGTGCAATCGCGATTAAGCAGTATGGATAAATCATTAGAAGAAGCCGCGATGGATTTGGGAGGGCGCCCCTTTCAAGTGACATGGGATATTACGCTGCCCTTAATTGCTCCAGCGATGCTATCAGGCTGGCTGCTTGCCTTTACATTATCTCTGGATGATTTGGTGATCGCCAGCTTCACCTCTGGCGCCGGTGCCAGCACCTTGCCCATGGTGATATTTTCAAAAGTAAAACTGGGAGTTACTCCGGATATTAATGCATTGGCCACGCTCATTATCAGCGCTGTGGCTATCGGCGTCATTATCGCGGGAATTATTATGTTTAAACAGCAAAAAACCACTCAATAG